From Daucus carota subsp. sativus chromosome 6, DH1 v3.0, whole genome shotgun sequence:
AAACGCAGCATTGTATGCAAATTATTAGTGGACATCATAGCGAAATATGGTCCCTGGATGTCGACCCAGAGGAGAGATATCTGGTCACTGGATCATCTGACTCTGAActcagattttataatattaagcaAAATTTAGTGGATGACAAGTCTGATGTTGATGTTACAACACTTGTGAGTAGTGAGGATTCACTGGCCACTAGCAAGTGGGAAGTCTTAAATTTTTTTGGAGAAATTCCACGCCAGACCAAGGATAGAGTTGCAACTGTAAGATTTAATAAGGTTGGGAATCTGCTGGCCTGTCAAGCTGCAGGGAAGACGGTGGAGATTTTCAAGGTGCTGGATGAATCTGAATCCAAACGGAAGGCAAAGAGAAGAATTAATCGTAAGAAAGAGAAAAAATCTTCAAAAGGGGGAGCTGATGTAACTGAAGCTGAAGTTGCAAATCAGGGAGGTAAGGAAGGGAGTACTATAGTTGTCACAGTGGCTGATGTTTTTAAGCTCACTCAGACAGTAAGAGCTGGCAAGAAAATATGTTCTATTTCATTCTGTCCGATCACTCCTAAGAGTTCCCTAGCCACTTTGGCATTGTCATTGAACAATAATTTGTTGGAAATTTATTCAATAGAAAGTGATTCAACCACAAAAACTGTTGCTATTGAGCTCCAGGGACACCGATCTGATGTGAGAAGTGTTACTCTTAGCTCAGATAACACTCTTTTATTGTCAACTAGCCATAGTACAGTAAAGCTATGGAACCCAAGTACTGGTTCTTGCCTTCGTACTATTGACTCAGGATATGGATTGTGCAGTATATTTGTTCCCGGTGACAAGTTTGCGGTTATTGGTACAAAAGGTGGGACTCTAGAAGTCATTGATATTAGGAGTGGCACATGTGTTGAAGTAGTAGAAGCGCATGGTGGCTCTATTCAATCTATTGTTTCGACTCCTGATGGGCATGGGTTTATAACTGGGAGTACAGATCACGATGTGAAATTCTGGGAGTATCAAACTATACCGAAAGCTGAGCAGGTAAATTCTTTATAGGTTCTCTAATAAGCCAATTACAATCTGCATTAGCTTTTGCTGGGTTAGGCATTTAATGTTTTGTAAGTGTATTGATGAATGTTTTCACTTGTGGGGTTGGGAAATATCTGTTTTAGAGGCATCCATATTATAACAGTACTCCTAAGTATGTAGCCATACATTAGCCAGTGAGTTGATTCTGTGGATACCGTCTTAGCTCAAATTACATTTGTAGTTGCCCAGAAGTGTAATTTTTCTAATCTTTATGCATATGAATCTATCTTATATTTCTGTACTTACGTGACACTACATGAAAGTGCAAAAATTTGTTCTATATTTCATAATCTCATTTTTCAGATATTTCCAGCATTTAATGAGATCATTGTGAGGGAATGAGAATCCTGTGTGAGAGTAGTTTACTTGTAAAATTAGACCAAAGAACTAGAAAGGTTTGATTTCTTATAAAAAATACTTACCCTGAAATATTGTATTAGTCCTTCCACTTTGTTTTTTTCGTTCTTTCAGGATTTGGGTTAAGTTCACTTTTTTTTAGCAGGGTACGAAGCAGCTGACAGTTTCCAATGTGAAAAACTTGAAAATGAACGATGATGTTCTCGTAGTTGTTGTTAGTCCGGATGGTAAACATATTGCTGTTGCTCTTCTGGATTGCACTGTGAAggttagattttatttttttttggttagAATGTTCTTTGCTTCTTTTCCTTCACCACTTTAATCTGTTTATGCCATCTTCTCGTGTCTCTCATTTACAAAAACAAACAATGTTAGCTTGTGATGTATGTCTGCAGTATTGTATCTATTTCACTTTCACTCATGCATCTTATAGTTGCTAGTAAAGCATTTAAGCTACACAACTTAGTTAATTCTCAGGAAAAGTTTTTTCATTCTCTTCTCCTGTGTCATGGTATTGATATCAGAATTCAAGTGGAAAATGTTGTGGTGGTTCAGAACTGGGACTCATTGCATCTTTAATTTTCTTTGGTGCCACTTCATAATAaggctttttatatatatatattcggatCACACCAGCTTTTActctaattatataataatctaaAGGGCACATAGCTTGAGAGTTGTGATTTCCCTGGCGGTGAACATGACAGAGCTTAATACTTTTATGCGCTACTCTTATTTCTGTTTATTTAAGCtatatttgataatatttacGTTAGGGAGAAGAGAAAGAGGCGTGTTAAATTACTGAATGTGCTGTTAaatatctgtttttttttttgggagggGGGGGGGATAGGTCATATTCGGGAGAGATGATATTTGTTGTGTCATCATAATATTATGGAGCATACCATTAAGAGTAGAGGAACCTAAATATACAGGGAGTGAGTCATTAAATAAAGGGGAGAAGACTGGATATATGGACTATGGAGATGAGTAATAGGGTACCAGTGGCACATTATGTATAAGCACTAAGCAGGGGGTTATAaagattttttcttttgtagttACTGTTATTGTCTAATAGAACTCTTTtatctttgattattttattctgcATATTATCGCACAGCACTGAGCTTGGAAGTCCTCCATTATCTTTCTTTTTAATATCTAGAATTGTATATCAAGTTACATTGTAGTTCTTAATGCTATTTCCATTGTTATACTAAAATACAGGTATACTATATGGATTCTCTCAAATTCTTCCTCACGTTATACGGTCACAAGCTTCCTGTGTTATGTATGGATATATCATCTGACGGGGACCTAATAGTTACTGGCTCAGCAGACAAAAATTTTAAGATTTGGGGTTTGGATTTTGGTGACTGCCATAGATCTATATTTGCCCATGCTGATAGGTGCTTCGTTATATCTTATATTGATGTCTAAAGTGTTTATGTGTGTGTTGAAGTTGTATTGACAACCTGTAAACATTGGTCATGGCAGTGTTATGGCGGTGAAGTTTGTCCAAAATACTCACTACCTGTTTAGTGTTGGAAAAGATCGTGTTGTTAAGTACTGGGATGCTGATAAGTTTGAATTACTTTTAACTTTAGAAGGACACCATGCTGAGGTGTGGTGTCTCTCAATCAGCAATCGTGGTGATTTTATTGTCACTGGATCTCATGATCGTTCTATACGACGTTGGGATCGTACGGAAGAACCATTTTTCATTGAGGTATCTCACCTTTGTGAATTATTATGATTTCCTTTTCCCAAATTATGAGCCAACATTCTCTTTTACTTTTTATGTGTAAATACGTTCCTTACATTCACAGGAAGAGAAAGAGAAAAGGCTGGAAGATATGTTTGACGCAGATCTTGATAACACTTTGGATAGTAGGTATGCCCCCAAAGAAGAAGTTCCTGAAGAGGGAGCAGTTGCATTGGCAGGAAAGAGAACACAAGAAACCCTCACTGGCACCGACTCCATTATTGAAGCACTAGACATAGCAGAAGCAGAACTGAAGCGCATTTCTGAGCATGAGGTAATGTCTCATTCTATATGTCTGAATTGTCTATTTATATCCATATCTATACACTCTAGGCTTATTCTGTGTATTTCAGTTTTTTCTGTACTTTGAGGTCTACTGGTGTGTACTCACTCTAAAATTCTTGTCtcacaatttaaatatttaggaATTTATGCCCAAGATTATATGATAAcatgatttatatgaatatGGTTCTACAACTTCACATGCATCTCCTATCAATTTCTCATGTAGTCTAGTGGACATGTTAGATCATGTCGAACTCATTGTTATAAGTTCAGTGATGGTGGCTAGTGGTAAAATACCTATTGCTATATTACAaaatgaaaaggtatttttagtGCTAACATAGAATTTGTAGTCCATTGACTCCAATGTATGGTTTCAAAATGGCATCAAATAGCTCTAAATATAACCAAATGTACCTAtctaatgttttaaaatttatgcGAGTTTTTAATTATCCATTTCAATCATTTTCCACTCACATGCCTACGTGTCCATTATAGCAACATGTATACGCAATTCTATATTTTGCACCAAGTATagtataattctttttaaacCCGTTtttagcattgcattggagtggTGTGTTTTATTTTTGATGTCAAGTTTTAGATATAGACATTAGTTATAGGCTTTATAGCATTGCATCGGACATGCTAGAAGTGATGCTATAtctataatctaataaaaaatagaacatCTTCAATGCGCTGCTTAAACATGGATGTAAAATAGCACTATGTTGTACTTGGTTCAAAAATAGAAGCAAGTATGGATGTTTGTATCATTGCCACATAAGTAGGCAAGTGGGAAAAGGGACGGATATGGATTATCAATAGCCATCATGCATTTTCTCAAACATGATAGATGCAATTtggatatctttttttttttttttcattttaaattttttggtgTTTTAGTATTGGACATGCTCTTGCCTCTTAGTTGTGAtatctttataaatatttatttagttattcgttccatattttatattatcaatttCAGGAAGAGACGAAACAGGGAAAGGCTGCTGAATTCCGACCAAATATTCTTATGCTCGGTCACTCTCCATCTAATTTTATACTCCGTTCTCTTTCAAATGTTCATACTAATGATTTGGAGCAAACATTACTGGTGAGGGAGCTcctttatgtttttatatatataaatataagtaatACCATACTCTGGTGTTGATGTGTATTAAGTTCATAATTTTGTTTCATAAATTGTAAATGACTGTACATTGCAGGCTTTGCCGTTCTCGGATGCTTTAAAGCTCTTATCCTTCTTGAAGGATTGGTCCTTGAATCCCGATAAGGTTAGAGACTACATGGTGATCACTTTAATGCATCAATGTCGTTGACTTTCTAAGTGATTGTTTACAATATATTTGCAGATTGAGCTTGTCTGCAGGGTAGCTACGGTGCTTTTGCAGTTACACCACAATCAGTTGGTTGCCACTGCTTCTGCCAGACCGGTCTTGACCGTTCTTAAAGATATTCTTCATTCAAGAGTTAAGGtaattttgtaatgttttgtttTCGTACCAGAATTCCACAAAAGAATTTCAGCATCAACATAATTGTGAATGTATCAGTAAACTTCATCTTGTGTAGTTTTTGGTGCAGTATTTAATACCCACTGTCCAATGTGCCCATAAATTTGACAAGTAGATGAACCACTTCTTTCATTAGTATGTTTGTATGGGTGCATCACAAAAACATTATCTTGTCACTGGTAGAGTAGGAtgaacttgataaaatatcacATGACTTGTGGTCATTAAGTAATAATATCATGCTTACCATAGACATTACGTGCAACACTTACAATTATAATGTTCGAATATTTAATTTTCCTTATTTTTCACATGGTAAAATTATGTTTACTTTTATAGTTTTTTGCCTGTAAATGGTGTTTTATACCTTTCATTTTCTTCCCTGTGAagttagtaatatatttttgagtaGAACCCCATGGAATATGTATTATACTGTCTCAGTTGCCTATGGCATATGTATTATACCATACACTGACATGAAAACTTGGAACTTTGAGGTGCTTTGCTTACAATATGTTTCTGTTTCAGGAATGTAAAGATACTCTTGGTTTTAATTTGGCAGCTATGGATCACCTCAAGGTTTGCACCCGTCTAAATAATTGTAGCTGACATTATATCTTAGTTTTGCTGAACTGAAAACATATGTTTATATTGTGTTCTAGCAATTGATGATTCTGAAGTCAGATGCACTCTTCCGGGATGCAAAAATGAAATTACTAGAAATAAGATCACAACAATCAAAACGTGCTGAGGGAAGGCAAGATACaaaagaaagaaggaaaaagaagaaaCAGAAAAAATCAAATGATATTCATGTATGGTCCTAAGTTTGCAATCATGGCCCACCATTGTAGTTTCCTAGTGTCTGGAAAGGCGATAGACAGTGATACCTGCTAAAGCCGCACAATTTTGATACATTACAAGATAAATTCTTGGAGCCTGGATGCAAGTCAGCAGAACAAACGTGGCAAACTCTGTTAGTCAGTCAATTGGCCATTAAATTATTGCCCAGCTTTTCCGAGGTGCATCTGGGAATGTTGATTTTTTGCTTATCACTTGATTGACAATTTTGTTCGTTGTTGTAAAGTATAGGTTCAATTTGGTGAACTGCTAGCTATACATATTGAAAGTTCTCTAGAATCCTGAGTTATGTTGAAAGGAATCAGAACTCACATGTGATTCATTGAATTACTTTTGGAGGTAGAAGAGAAGTATGACAATCCTAACTTATGATCAGAAACATGCCTATTCCTATTCATATTCAGTTATTTTGTGGCTCGCTCATTTTTTTGTTGAGATTGACAGTTTTGTTTGCATCTGCAAGGCTGCAACAGTGTTTTGTCCATATCTTCTCCCTTCTTAGAACATTGAACAATTGAACATGGACTACTCATTTGTTCCATAAGCTTGTTTGTATTGATC
This genomic window contains:
- the LOC108227893 gene encoding uncharacterized protein LOC108227893, which translates into the protein MVKSYLRYEPATSFGVIASLDSNICYDRSGKHLLAPALEKIGVWHVRQGVCTKTLTPSASSRGPSVAVTSIAASPASSLVASGYADGSIRIWDSEKGTCETTLNGHKGAVTALRFNKLGSSLASGSKDNDIILWDVVGEAGLFRLRGHRDQVTDLVFLNSGKKLVSSSKDKFLRVWDLETQHCMQIISGHHSEIWSLDVDPEERYLVTGSSDSELRFYNIKQNLVDDKSDVDVTTLVSSEDSLATSKWEVLNFFGEIPRQTKDRVATVRFNKVGNLLACQAAGKTVEIFKVLDESESKRKAKRRINRKKEKKSSKGGADVTEAEVANQGGKEGSTIVVTVADVFKLTQTVRAGKKICSISFCPITPKSSLATLALSLNNNLLEIYSIESDSTTKTVAIELQGHRSDVRSVTLSSDNTLLLSTSHSTVKLWNPSTGSCLRTIDSGYGLCSIFVPGDKFAVIGTKGGTLEVIDIRSGTCVEVVEAHGGSIQSIVSTPDGHGFITGSTDHDVKFWEYQTIPKAEQGTKQLTVSNVKNLKMNDDVLVVVVSPDGKHIAVALLDCTVKVYYMDSLKFFLTLYGHKLPVLCMDISSDGDLIVTGSADKNFKIWGLDFGDCHRSIFAHADSVMAVKFVQNTHYLFSVGKDRVVKYWDADKFELLLTLEGHHAEVWCLSISNRGDFIVTGSHDRSIRRWDRTEEPFFIEEEKEKRLEDMFDADLDNTLDSRYAPKEEVPEEGAVALAGKRTQETLTGTDSIIEALDIAEAELKRISEHEEETKQGKAAEFRPNILMLGHSPSNFILRSLSNVHTNDLEQTLLALPFSDALKLLSFLKDWSLNPDKIELVCRVATVLLQLHHNQLVATASARPVLTVLKDILHSRVKECKDTLGFNLAAMDHLKQLMILKSDALFRDAKMKLLEIRSQQSKRAEGRQDTKERRKKKKQKKSNDIHVWS